The Prochlorococcus sp. MIT 0801 genomic sequence TACAGAAAAAAACAAAAATTTATCAAGCTAGTACTTCTGAACTTTTTGGTAAGGCATGTCAAATTCCACAATCAGAAAACACTCCTTTTTATCCAAGAAGTCCATATGGCGTAGCTAAACTTTACGCCTATTGGATAACAATTAACTACAGAGAATCATACGGAATGTTTGCATGCAATGGCATCCTTTTTAATCACGAATCTCCCAGAAGAGGTGAAACTTTTGTAACCAGGAAAATCACCAAAGGTTTGGCAAGAATTGAGTTAGGTTTGCAAGATTTACTTCACATGGGGAACCTTAACTCACTTCGAGATTGGGGTCATGCTCGTGATTATGTTGAAATGCAATGGAGAATGCTCCAACAAGATAAAGCAGAAGATTATGTAATTGCTACTGGAATTCAAGCTTCAGTAAGAGAGTTCATTGAATTATCTGCAATCAAATTAGGCTGGGGAGGTATTGAATGGACAGGGTCAGGAATAGAAGAAATTGGGATTAGAAAAGATACGGGGAAAAAAGTTATTAAAATCAGTCCAAAATATTTCCGTCCAGCTGAGGTCGAAACACTTTTAGGTGATCCAAGTAAGGCACATGCTCAACTTGGATGGCAACCAACAACTACGCTTGATTCATTAGTTGAAGAAATGATTGATTTTGACTTAAAACAAGAAAGGATCAACACATAAAGTTTTAAAATTGAAAATCTTAATTAAAAGCAAAAATTTTTTGGGCGGGTAACCCCACTAGCAACATACATTTACCTGGATTATTATCCGAAAAAATTTTTACAATGGCTAAAGTAACAATTGATGGCAAAGAATACAATACTGACGAGCTCAGTGATACAGTTAATTCTCAGCTTTTAAGTTTACAGTTTGCCCAAAATGAACTTAAAAGATTAGATGCTCAAATTGCTGTTTTCAAAACTGCCGTATCAGCTTATTCTCAAGCTCTTAAAGATGAATTATCAAAACAAAGTTAACAGCAATTTAAATGGATGAATTAAAAAATCTTGATCAAGCAACTATAAAACTTTTACATAAACATGATATTTTACTTGCTTTAATTAAAAATATTTTTTATGAAAAAAGTATTAACGATGTTGAATTAACTTCTATAGAGAAAAAAAATATTCAAGATCAATTCCGAAAGGAACATAAACTAAATAGCGATGAAGAGTATTACGAATGGATTAAAACTAATAATTTTAAAAAAGATGAATTTGAAACTAACATTTATTATAATGAAAAATTGAAAAAACTCTGTATAGATAAATTCTTCCACAAAACTGAATCTAGGTTTTTAAAAAGAAAATCGGAACTTGATATTGTCGTATATAGCCTAATCAGATTAAAAGATCAATTTCAAGCTAGAGAAATTTACTTAAAACTAAAAGAGCAAGAAGCTAATTTCAATGATTTAGCATTCCAATTCTCTGAGGGAGTTGAAAAGGTAACTAAAGGATTAATAGGTCCAATACCTCTTAACAAAGCTCACCCCAAAGTAATCGAAATCCTTAGTTCTATAAAACCAGGAGAAATTTACAAACCTTTTACTCTGGATAATTGGCACATTATTCTTCGGTTAGAATCCTTTGAATCTGCAACTCTAGATCACAATATGAAGTTACATATGGCTAAAGAATTACTAATGGAATGGGTAGAGGAACAATCAAAGTCTATAATGAGTAGATTATTGAGTAATCCATAATTTACGCAGATTTATAGAAAATGGATAACATCAATACTCTTTCACTTAACAACTTACCACCATTCAAACTATTAAGTGAAAAAGCCTTAAACAAAGTCTTAGGTAGCTCAAAATCTGTCATTTTTAATATCGGCCAACCATTATCTAAGGAAGAAAATATACAAGATTCAATATTATTTATTCTTGATGGAACTGCAAGACTAATAGGTCAAGATGGCAATGAGAACTATACTATTGGCAAATTAGGTGCAGGAGCATTTGTTGGGTTAGCTTCATTGCTTAGAGTCGAAGGTTGTGAAGAAGTAAGTGCCATCACTAAAGTAATTGCTTTATCAATACCTGATCAAATTATTATTAGTTTATATGAAGAAGAACCAGATTTTAGAGAATGGTGCAAAAGTAAACTCTTTCCTGCAGAAATACATTCTTTAGTGAGAAATCTGGCAAATGAAAACGCATTACAAGAGAATAACTTCATGTCTTTCTTTAAAGATTCATTAGCTCAAGTTAATCTACATACTCTTCAAAATAATGAATATCTAAAAGAAGATAAAAATAGAATATTTTTTACTGCAAGTTCAAATATCGAAAATCATAATTTACATCAAATAATAGATCATAAGACTAAATTAATTGCCCGTCCACCGTTAGAGACAAGAATAATTTCTATACCTATAGATTTTTATAGATCAATAAGCAAACAGAAGGAAGATATTTCACAGAATGAAACTGAAATAAACAATAATCTCATAGAAACCGATTCTAAAAATTTAGCACCAATTTTACCTAGCCGCAGTAGTATTGATTTGGGAAAAAATACAAATAAGAAATTTAAAAACAGAGCAATAATCAGAGCAAAAGGTAGGGCTGAAGAGGCACTTGCTTGTCTACAAATGTTATCTATACAAATGGATTTGCCATTCAGAAAAGATGCTGTTCAAAAAATCTTAAGAGATAATTTGTCTGATGGCAGAGCACCAACAATGGAGCTTTTAGGCGGCATATGTGCAATGCTTGGATTACATGCTGGAAGTGCAAGAATATCCGCAGAGAGTGGTACTCGGTTGCAAACTCCATCTCTAATTCCATGGAAAGGAAGTTTTGTATTGGTTCAAGAAAGTAATTCCAAAGGATTAGTTATTGCATCACCTAGTGAGGGTGAATTAATAATTAATTCCGAAGAACTAGAGGATATTTTTCCCGATGGTATTGAAGTTCTATTTGTAGATAGAACCAACTCAAGTCCTCAAATTAAATTTGGAGCAAATTGGTTTTGGCCATCACTTAAAAAATATAAAACAGTTTTATCTCAAGTATTTTTAGCTTCATTCATCGTTCAACTTTTTGGTTTAGCTAATCCTTTATTAATCCAGGTTATTATCGACAAAGTCATTAATCAAAGAAGTTTAGACACTCTTCAAATACTTGGTATTGCCCTCATTTTTGTAACTATTCTTGGTGGCATAATGGGTGGTCTAAGAACATTTATGTTTACAGAAACTACGAATCGTATAGATACCAGATTAGGATCTGAAGTTATAGATCATTTATTAAGATTACCACTTAATTATTTTGATAAAAGACCCGTTGGTGAACTCGGAAGTCGAATTGCAGAATTAGAAAAGATTAGAAACTTTTTAACTGGTCAAGCCCTTACAACTGTTCTTGATGCGGCATTCTCTGTAATATATATATTAGTGATGGTTATTTATAGCTGGCTATTAACATTTATAGCTTTAGCAGTTGTTCCTTTACAAGTTGGTTTAACTTTAATAGGAACTCCTTTAATAAGAAAACAAATAAGAGAGGTCGCAATTGAAAATGCAAATACACAAAGTCACCTAGTTGAAGTTCTTACTGGAATTCAAACGGTAAAAGCACAAAATGTTGAAACTGTTAGTCGTTGGAAATGGCAAAACCTTTACAATAAATACATTTCCAGAACATTTGAGAGAACCATAACTGGGACAGCTTTAAACGAAACTAGTCAAGTATTACAGCAACTCTCTCAACTGCTAGTCCTTTGGGTTGGTGCTTCTTTAGTTTTATCTGGGAAACTAACATTAGGTCAACTAATTGCTTTTAGAATAATTTCTGGTTACGTAACACAACCACTTCTAAGACTCAGTACTATTTGGCAAAACCTACAAGAATTGAGAGTTTCTTTCGAAAGATTAGCCGATATAATTGACACCCCTGAGGAATCTTCAGAATCCGACAAAACCAACATTCCACTACCATCTATAAAAGGTAAAGTAGAGTTCAAAAATGTATCTTTTGCTTTTGATAACAGTGAAATTAATGTATTAAATAACATTAACCTTGATATAGATCAGGGAACTTTTACTGGAATAGTTGGACAGAGCGGAAGCGGAAAAAGCACTTTAATGAAATTGCTTCCAAGACTATATAGCCCTAATTCAGGAACAATAAAAATAGATAACTATGACATTAATAAAGTTGAACTTTATTCTTTGAGACGACAAGTAGGTATCGTTCCACAAGACCCTCTGTTATTTGCTGGAACAGTCAGTGAAAATATTGCATTAACTGATCCTGAGGCATCTAGCGACAAAATTGTGCAAGCTGCAAGAATCGCTGGTGCTCATGAGTTTATAATGGAATTACCAAATGGATATAGTTCAAATGTAGGAGAGAGAGGAGCTGGGCTTTCAGGCGGTCAAAGACAAAGAATTGCAATAGCTAGAACAATAATCAGTAAACCTAAACTTCTTATAATGGATGAGGCTACTAGTGCACTTGATTACAACACTGAGAGGCAAGTCTGCGACAACTTAAAAGAATTCTGTAAAAACACAACAGTATTTTTCATTACGCACCGCTTAAGTACAATCAAAAATGCCGATTTAGTTGTGATGTTACACCAAGGATCATTATGTGAAATTGGCACCCATGAAGAGCTAATGAATAAACTTGGAAGGTACTATGCTCTTTATAGACAGCAGGAGGCAAGTTGATTAATAAAATTAAAAAACTAAATATTTCTTCGTTATATGAAAAAAACTTTTGGATAAATAATAAAAAAATTATTCTTGATAAAATCAAAATCAATAAATTAGTTAAAAAATTCAATTATTTAAGACAGAATAATATTATTGGAAAAACATATAATCAAATTTCACTTGATAAAATAGAACCTAATAGATGGATTAAGAAATTAAAAGATTTCAGTGAAAAAGCTATTGCTCGAAACTCAAATGAAGTTGTTTTAAAAGATTCAACTTATTGGGCAAGCGCAATTAGTTGGTCAATTATGGGTGGAACTGTGTTTGGCTTAAGTTGGTTGGCATTTGCCAAGACAGAAGAGATAGTAATCGCTCAAGGGAAACTCGAACCAATAAATGGTGTAGTAGATGTTCAAATGCCTTTTGAGGGTATCATTGGAGAAATACTTGTTGAGGAAGGTGAGAAAGTTGAAAAAGGTCAAATCCTACTTAAATTAGATACCGAAGTGACTGATGCAAGGAGAAAAGCATTATCTAATAGTTTATTGATTAGTAAAGATTTGCTAGAAAGATATAAAGCTCTTGTTAAAGAAGGGGCAATTGCAGAAATACAGCTTCTCGATCAACAAAATAAAATTTCTGAATTAGAAAGCAGGATAGCCGAGTCAAACGTCACACTAAAATATCAATCGATTATTGCACCTTCAAATGGAATAGTTTTTGATTTGAAGCCAAAAGCATCTGGTTTTGTTGGGAGAACAACCGAGCCAGTCATGAAAATAGTCCCTATTGAAAAACTAAAAGCAACAGTAGAAATAGCAAGCAAAGATATAGGTTTTGTAAGTGTTGGTAAATCAGTGGATATAAGTATTGATTCATTTCCTGCTACAGATTTTGGAGTAATTCACGGACAGGTAACTAAAATTGGATCCGATGCATTGGTGCCCGAGCCATCTCAAAATAAGGGGTTTAGGTTCCCTGCAGATATCAAATTGGAATCACAGCACTTAATCTTAAAGAATAAAAAAAGGCTACCATTGCAAACAGGTATGAGTCTTACTGCAAATATAAAATTAAGAAAAGTTAGCTATCTACAATTGCTTTTAAATAATTTTGAAGACAAAGCTGATTCTTTGAGAGCTCTATAAAAATTGAGTATTAACTATAAAAAAAAGTTTCTCCATGTTGGATGCGGAGTTAAAGACATCTCTAATACTCCTTTTAAGTTATCAAGTTGGGAAGAAATTAGATTTGATATTGATCCGCAAGTAAATCCTGATGTTGTTGGAAGTATGACAGAGATGAATAACATTGAAAATAATTCACTAGATGCAATTTTCTCATCTCATAATATTGAGCATTTATATCCACACGAAGTCACAGTAGCATTAAAAGAATTTCAAAAAAAACTTAAACCTCAAGGATTTATTTTGATAACATGCCCTGATTTAAAGTCTGTTTGTTCACTTGTTGTACAAGATAAATTACTCGAACCTGCTTATGAAAGTGGCAAAGGACCTATCTCGCCATTAGATATAATTTACGGT encodes the following:
- a CDS encoding methyltransferase domain-containing protein; its protein translation is MSINYKKKFLHVGCGVKDISNTPFKLSSWEEIRFDIDPQVNPDVVGSMTEMNNIENNSLDAIFSSHNIEHLYPHEVTVALKEFQKKLKPQGFILITCPDLKSVCSLVVQDKLLEPAYESGKGPISPLDIIYGHRSSIAKGNTFMAHKCGFTEKVLIKVLQKSGFCQVISQTRSSEFDIWALATCKEWQEKDIKSLAIDLFP
- a CDS encoding ABC transporter transmembrane domain-containing protein translates to MDNINTLSLNNLPPFKLLSEKALNKVLGSSKSVIFNIGQPLSKEENIQDSILFILDGTARLIGQDGNENYTIGKLGAGAFVGLASLLRVEGCEEVSAITKVIALSIPDQIIISLYEEEPDFREWCKSKLFPAEIHSLVRNLANENALQENNFMSFFKDSLAQVNLHTLQNNEYLKEDKNRIFFTASSNIENHNLHQIIDHKTKLIARPPLETRIISIPIDFYRSISKQKEDISQNETEINNNLIETDSKNLAPILPSRSSIDLGKNTNKKFKNRAIIRAKGRAEEALACLQMLSIQMDLPFRKDAVQKILRDNLSDGRAPTMELLGGICAMLGLHAGSARISAESGTRLQTPSLIPWKGSFVLVQESNSKGLVIASPSEGELIINSEELEDIFPDGIEVLFVDRTNSSPQIKFGANWFWPSLKKYKTVLSQVFLASFIVQLFGLANPLLIQVIIDKVINQRSLDTLQILGIALIFVTILGGIMGGLRTFMFTETTNRIDTRLGSEVIDHLLRLPLNYFDKRPVGELGSRIAELEKIRNFLTGQALTTVLDAAFSVIYILVMVIYSWLLTFIALAVVPLQVGLTLIGTPLIRKQIREVAIENANTQSHLVEVLTGIQTVKAQNVETVSRWKWQNLYNKYISRTFERTITGTALNETSQVLQQLSQLLVLWVGASLVLSGKLTLGQLIAFRIISGYVTQPLLRLSTIWQNLQELRVSFERLADIIDTPEESSESDKTNIPLPSIKGKVEFKNVSFAFDNSEINVLNNINLDIDQGTFTGIVGQSGSGKSTLMKLLPRLYSPNSGTIKIDNYDINKVELYSLRRQVGIVPQDPLLFAGTVSENIALTDPEASSDKIVQAARIAGAHEFIMELPNGYSSNVGERGAGLSGGQRQRIAIARTIISKPKLLIMDEATSALDYNTERQVCDNLKEFCKNTTVFFITHRLSTIKNADLVVMLHQGSLCEIGTHEELMNKLGRYYALYRQQEAS
- the gmd gene encoding GDP-mannose 4,6-dehydratase, which produces MAGQQKTALITGITGQDGSYLAELLLEKGYKVHGIKRRTSTSNTTRIDHILKEKNGHDLVNLHYGDLTHSTNIIRIINEIEPDEIYNLGAQSHVAVSFESPEYTAQTDALGPLRILEAVRILNLQKKTKIYQASTSELFGKACQIPQSENTPFYPRSPYGVAKLYAYWITINYRESYGMFACNGILFNHESPRRGETFVTRKITKGLARIELGLQDLLHMGNLNSLRDWGHARDYVEMQWRMLQQDKAEDYVIATGIQASVREFIELSAIKLGWGGIEWTGSGIEEIGIRKDTGKKVIKISPKYFRPAEVETLLGDPSKAHAQLGWQPTTTLDSLVEEMIDFDLKQERINT
- a CDS encoding peptidylprolyl isomerase, encoding MDELKNLDQATIKLLHKHDILLALIKNIFYEKSINDVELTSIEKKNIQDQFRKEHKLNSDEEYYEWIKTNNFKKDEFETNIYYNEKLKKLCIDKFFHKTESRFLKRKSELDIVVYSLIRLKDQFQAREIYLKLKEQEANFNDLAFQFSEGVEKVTKGLIGPIPLNKAHPKVIEILSSIKPGEIYKPFTLDNWHIILRLESFESATLDHNMKLHMAKELLMEWVEEQSKSIMSRLLSNP
- a CDS encoding DUF6447 family protein; the protein is MAKVTIDGKEYNTDELSDTVNSQLLSLQFAQNELKRLDAQIAVFKTAVSAYSQALKDELSKQS
- a CDS encoding HlyD family secretion protein gives rise to the protein MINKIKKLNISSLYEKNFWINNKKIILDKIKINKLVKKFNYLRQNNIIGKTYNQISLDKIEPNRWIKKLKDFSEKAIARNSNEVVLKDSTYWASAISWSIMGGTVFGLSWLAFAKTEEIVIAQGKLEPINGVVDVQMPFEGIIGEILVEEGEKVEKGQILLKLDTEVTDARRKALSNSLLISKDLLERYKALVKEGAIAEIQLLDQQNKISELESRIAESNVTLKYQSIIAPSNGIVFDLKPKASGFVGRTTEPVMKIVPIEKLKATVEIASKDIGFVSVGKSVDISIDSFPATDFGVIHGQVTKIGSDALVPEPSQNKGFRFPADIKLESQHLILKNKKRLPLQTGMSLTANIKLRKVSYLQLLLNNFEDKADSLRAL